GATTAACTTATTAAACCCTTGAGCCATCTCTGAGAGTTCCAGCGGAGCGTTTTCGTCTGCTTTTATGGTTAAATCATGGTTTGTACTGATAGTTAGCAGGGTATTTTTAAAGTTTTCTATGGGTTTAATCACGGTTTTGTTTATTAGCAATACAAATAAAGCGATGATAATAAAAAGTATAATAAAAGAGTTTATGGTTAAAGTATTTCTGATGTTGTTTGGGACTTTAAGAAGTTCAGATTCATCTATTTCAGAGAGAATAACCCATTTAAAATCTTCACCGATATTTACCGTGCAAAATGATGACAATACGGGATTACCGTTATAATCTACAACTATTTTTGTATCAATTTTGCCTATTGCAGCTTCACGAAAAGCTTCAGTATCTACCGAACCTTTTGAGGGGTTTGAAAATGAGGCTTCCAGTGAGTGATTTATAGCATCAAGATAACTATCGCTTCTCATAAGCTTGTCTCCTCCTACAAGATAATCCTCCTGCGACTCTTTGTAGCCTTGGCGATATTGCATTATATTTTTAATCGACATATTGTCTATTTTAAAAACCAATACGGCTTTTACTTCTGCATTTACTACAATCGGCGCTCCGATAAACATAACGGGAGAGTCGTTATCTACTTCATACGGTCTCATATCAACAAATGTCGGACGATTATTTTGTAAAGTTTTTCTATAAATATCGCCAAGTGCGCTATCTTTTAGCGAACCATAGGTAAGATTTGCGCCGTAGTCGGATTTTTTTGCTCCGCTGTACATTACATGACCGTATTTTGCGGCAATAATATATATATCGCTATATCCATACTCTTTTAAATATTTTTGAAAATACACCTCATGCGGCAATCTTTCCTCTTTTGCGGATGAGTCGTTTGTGGGAAACGGTTCATTTTCTTTAACATTTAGATTGTTATAAACAGTCAAAAGATCCCATGTAATATTTTGAAGATTTTCGCTGTTTGTCAAAACATCAATATCTCTTATGCTGTTTTTAAAAAAATTTTCAATCTGATTTTTTTTCATATCTCTGGCAGTGGTTAGGTTGGCGTAGCTATCATTTACTAGGGCGTTTTTGCTTTTTGTTGTTGATATGTAAGTAGTAATGACTGCTAGAAGTGTTAAAGATAACATTATTAGCAATATAATTTGCGCTTTTACGGAGAGTTTATTCATTATAATAACCTTTGTTTAATATCTGATGTTACGGACTAAAGTCCCTACAGCATTTAGTTTCCAAATTTTATATACCAAACATTACAAAACCATTACGCTAAATATGACAATTTGCCATATTTTTTGCTTCTCTAACGCATAATGTGTATAATTTCTCAAATCCTTTTAAGAGGTTAAAAATATGTCCAAAAAAAAGATTCTTTTTGAGTGCCAACACTGCGGATTAACAACTCCCAGATGGATGGGGAAGTGCACAAATTGTGGAGCGTGGGACTCTTTTGTCGAGTTAAACGAGCATCAACAGGAAGTTGCGAAACAGATAAAATCAACATCCGGTTCATCCGTAAAAGCGCAAAGCATTAATGATATAAAAGAAGAAGAAATTTTTAGATTTAGTTCCGGAAATATAGAGTTAGATGTGGTGCTTGGCGGAGGAGTGGTTCCCGGTTCATTGACTCTAATCGGCGGAAGTCCGGGTGTGGGAAAATCAACCCTGCTTTTAAAAGTAGGCGGAGATATAGCTTCAAGTGCTAAAAATGTTCTTTATGTAAGCGGTGAAGAGTCAAGTTCTCAGATAAAACTTCGTGCAAACAGGCTAAAATCAAATCAAGATTCGCTCTATCTGCTTAGCGAAATAAGATTGGAACAGGTTATTATTGAACTTGAACATCGAGATTATGATTTTTTAATTATAGACTCAATCCAAACTATGTATTCTGAAAATATCTCATCAGCACCCGGTTCCGTAACCCAAGTAAGACAGATTACATTTGAACTTATGAGAATTGCAAAAGAGAGAAATATCGCTATTTTTATCATAGGACATATCACAAAAGAGGGTTCAATCGCGGGACCAAGGGTTTTGGAACATATGGTAGACACCGTTTTGTATTTTGAGGGCGACTCTTCGCAAGAGCTTAGAATACTTAGAGGATTTAAAAATCGTTTCGGACCTACGAGTGAAATAGGTGTTTTTGAGATGCGAAATGATGGTTTGGTATCTGCAACAGATGTCGCATCAAGATTTTTTAATCGTAATTCGGAGCAAGCAGGCTCGGCTTTGACTGTTATTATGGAAGGCTCTCGTCCAATAATACTTGAGGTTCAGGCACTTGTTTCAGAATCTCATACGGCAAACTCAAAAAGACAGGCAACGGGATTTGATACAAATAGACTTAATATGCTCTTGGCACTCTTGGAGAGAAAGCTTGAGATTCCTTTATCAGGATATGATGTATTTATTAATATTACGGGAGGAATTAAAATAAGTGAAACATCTGCCGATTTAGCTGTGTTAGCGGCAATAATAAGCAGTTTTCGCAATCGTGCAATATCTAAACAGACTATTTTTATAGGTGAAGTTTCACTTGTAGGGGATGTAAGGGAAGTTTTTGGAATGGATGCAAGGCTCAAAGAAGCTAGTATGCAAAATATTTCAAAAGCGCTTATCTCTAAAAAACCGTTAGAAAAAACAGCTATGAAAATATTTGTAGTAGACGAGGTTACAAAACTTTTAGAGTGGTACTGATTTTTGAGATATTAAAACCTCTTTTATAGTATTAATAGTATAATCGCCGCACTTAAATATTTTTAAAGGAAACCGATATATGGATGCCAAAGTAAGAAGTGAAGAGAAATTCGTTAAATTATCAATAGCATATGAAGGAAAAGAAGAGGGTGAATTGGTCTGTTCTACGATTGATAAAATCATTTCTAAGTATGATATAAAACCTGAAATGTATACTTGCAATTTATCCAATAAAAAGGATGTGGTCGTCATCGAGTATCATGATGATGTTGAACGCGAAGCCGGCGGTATATTTGAAGAGATTATAAAAACTTTAAATATAACTATTTGTGATTGATTATTGCAAAATAGTACTTATTAAATTTTGATATATTAATAAAATTAAAATCAAGGAAGAATTATGTCTGAGAAAGAGACTAAAGAAGAAGTCGGCGCAGAGAAGAAAAAATCCGGCAATACATTGATGTTAGTTATCATTGTTGTTTTATTGCTAATTATCATTGGCGGGGGATTGGTTGCATTTCTTTTATTACATGGAGATGAAAAAGACGCCGCAGCACACGGTACGGCTCCTCAGGCTCACGAAAAAGCTGCACCTGCACCTGCTGCACCGGTGGCACATGCAGCTGCACCGGCAAAAGCTAAAGGTGATGGAGATGAAATTGCATCAAGAAAGTTAAGTGAAATTGGAGTTTTATATCCATTGGACACTTTTACCGTTAATTTGAAAAGTGATTCAGGGCGTCGCTATCTTAAGGCTACCGTTTCATTAGAATTAAAAGGTCCGGAGTTAAGCGTGGAGCTTGATAAAAAAACGGCAGTTATAAGGGATAGAATTATTAGAATTTTGACATCCAAAACTTTAGAAGAGATATCTTCTGCCAAAGGCAAACAAAAAGTAACCGAACAGATTGTTGAAGTTTTAAACTCTATGCTTGCCGATGGAAGCGTAAAAGGTATCTATTTTACAGAGTTTGTTATACAGTAGATGATTGGTATAGATCTTATAAAAATATCTCGTATGGGTCGCTTTATGGAGCGATTCGGAGATAAAGCACTTTATAAATTCTTATCTAAAGATGAAGTGTCACTCGTTAAAAATTATAAAACGGCTTCCGGATTTTGGGCGGCAAAGGAAGCTTGTTCAAAAGCTTTAGGCGTCGGTATCGGTTCTGAGTGCAGTTTTCATGATATAGTTATATACAAAACAAAAAACGGCGCACCGAAACTAAAATTATCACAAAAGCTTTTAAATAATTTTAATATTTTAGATTCAAGCCTCTCCATTACTCATGACGGCGAATATGCAATAGCAGTAGTGGCTATAGAATCAGCCGCCTCCGACAAAATCCAATAGCTCTAACTTGTCCATCTCTTTTAAAGTGTAAGTCGCCCAATTCCCCTGCTTGACTATCTCCATATTCACGGCTGCTGCCATTACTTTGCCTGTTAAACCCAACTCTTCTAAAAGGTGCTCAACGGTAATATTTTCATTAAACTCTTTTGTTTCGCCGTTAATTATAAGTTTCATTTTTATCTCTTTAGTCAATATAAATCCTCATTTTCGTTTATTTCCGAATCATCATAAGGATCCATATGTATAAGTATATGTACTTTTTTGTCTTCAAAAAGTTGTTTTAGCTTTATTTCTAACTTGTCTGAAATCAGATGTGCGTCGTATAGCGATATGCTGATATTAAAAACAATATGTACGGATATGAAAATATGTGAGCCTGACTCTCTTGTTTGTAGATGATGATAGTTTGTCGTCTCTTTTTGACTCTCAATAACATCTGTGATTTTTTTAATGTCACTTTCACATAGTGCGGCATCAAGAAGCATAAGTATTCCCTCTTTAATGATAGGCATTGCCGAGTAGATCATATATATTCCGATACCGACTCCAAGAATTGAATCAATTAACTCTTCATCGGTTAATGAAACAAGTCCAAGTGCTAAAAGAACGGCACCGTTTGAAAAGATATCGGTTTTATAGTGGAGTGCATCAGCTTTAATGACCATATTGCCTGTTTTTGCAGCAACTTTGTTTAGGAACAAAACTAGTATAGATGTTATTAATATAGAGGCTAACATTACAAAAATAGATACACCCATAAATTCCATCTCTCTGGGATGGGCTATTTTTACAAGTGCTTCGTATAGTATAAAAAGCGCGGAGAGCGATATTATAGTGCCTTCTATAACCGCTGCAAGAGGTTCAATTTTGTTCCGTCCATAATTAAAATCGCCATCAGGATCTTTTTCTGCATTATGCAGTGCAAAATAGTTAAAAAGAGAGACCGTTAAATCAAGCAAAGAGTCGATAGCAGATGCTAAAACAGCGATAGAACCGCTTAATATGCCAACCGTCATTTTCATAATAACAAGCAGTGTAGCCACAGATGTAGAGACAATGGTTGCTTTTTTTTCTAATCTCATTTTTAGTCCTGCATATTTTTAGGATACAATTATAATAAAATTAATATATTGTAGTGATTAAAATGAATATAGAAGAGTTAAGACAAGAGCGGTTGAAATGGATGAAGTGGAAAAATATAGCTCCGCTTAGAGAGGCGTTAGATAGTTTGCAAGACGGCTGTTGGGAAGTTGAACTCGGTAATGCCGTTACTATTAGCGGGGATATTAATGACCCTGTATATGTAGAGAGTGTAGCTAGAATGATGATGCCGTGGAGAAAAGGTCCGTTTAAGCTTTTTGACACATATATAGACTCCGAATGGAGAAGCGATATAAAATACAATCTCTTAAGAAAACATTTTAATTTAAAAGATAGAAGAGTTGCCGATATAGGGTGTAACAATGGATATTATCTTTTTAGAATGCAAGAAGATTCGCCAAAACTGTTAGTCGGTTTTGATCCGTCGCCGTTATTTAAAACACAATTTGATTTTATAAATCATTTTGTAAAGAGCGATATTGTTTATGAACTTTTGGGTGTTGAACATTTGGAGTTTTATGAGGAGAAGTTTGATACAATCTTTTGTTTAGGCGTTCTTTATCATAGAAGCGACCCTGTCGGAATGTTAAAATCTCTTTATAAGGGGCTTGATAACGGCGGAGAAGTAATATTGGACACTTTTTATATAGAGGGTGATGATGAGATGTGTTTATGTCCGGAGTCATCTTACTCTAAGATACCTAATATCTATTTTGTACCGACTGTAAAAGCTTTGAAAAACTGGTGTTTAAGAGCGGGGTTTGATAGTTTTGAGGTTTTAGAAACTTCAAAAACAGATAGCAGTGAGCAAAGAAAAACTTCTTGGATAGAGGGACAGTCGCTAGAGGATTTTTTAGATAAAAATGACAATACAAAGACGGTTGAAGGTTATTCTGCGCCCGCTAGAGTATATGTAAAATTGATTAAGGATAAGAGATAATGAGTAATGCGGAAAATCTTTTTGAAGATGATGAAGATTTAGATATAGATGGATATAAAAGCAAAGATGATGTTATATTAAAAACGCATGAAAGAATAAATCAAGATTTATGCGGAGAGATAGAGAAGCTGGAAACAGGGTATATAGAATTAAAATTGGTAACAAATCACGACATGATTGCCGATTCTAAAAATCTGATACACGGCGGATTTATTTTCAGTGCTGCCGATTATGCTGCTATGGCTGCCGTGAATGAAAAAAATGTTGTTTTAGTGGCAAGTGACTGTCAATTTTTATCACCCGTAAAATTTGGAGATATAGTAAACTTTGTCGCTAAAGTCCGTCATAAAGAGGGTAGAAAAAGAAATGTGCATGTAACCGGACATGTCCTAGAAATAAAAGTTTTTGAGGGTGAGTTTAAAACTGTCGTAACCGATAGACATGTTTTAAAATTAAGATTGACGGATACGGAAGATGACGATGAATAGGTAATCTTAAAGATTTCCTATCCAATAATCGCTATACTGTTGCTCCTCTCTGATGGTCGTAGTTCCTCCGTGTCCCGGATATATAGTTTTATCGTAAGGAATTTTCTTAAATCGCTCAAGAGATTC
This portion of the Sulfurimonas sp. genome encodes:
- a CDS encoding cache and HAMP domain-containing protein — protein: MNKLSVKAQIILLIMLSLTLLAVITTYISTTKSKNALVNDSYANLTTARDMKKNQIENFFKNSIRDIDVLTNSENLQNITWDLLTVYNNLNVKENEPFPTNDSSAKEERLPHEVYFQKYLKEYGYSDIYIIAAKYGHVMYSGAKKSDYGANLTYGSLKDSALGDIYRKTLQNNRPTFVDMRPYEVDNDSPVMFIGAPIVVNAEVKAVLVFKIDNMSIKNIMQYRQGYKESQEDYLVGGDKLMRSDSYLDAINHSLEASFSNPSKGSVDTEAFREAAIGKIDTKIVVDYNGNPVLSSFCTVNIGEDFKWVILSEIDESELLKVPNNIRNTLTINSFIILFIIIALFVLLINKTVIKPIENFKNTLLTISTNHDLTIKADENAPLELSEMAQGFNKLI
- the radA gene encoding DNA repair protein RadA; the encoded protein is MSKKKILFECQHCGLTTPRWMGKCTNCGAWDSFVELNEHQQEVAKQIKSTSGSSVKAQSINDIKEEEIFRFSSGNIELDVVLGGGVVPGSLTLIGGSPGVGKSTLLLKVGGDIASSAKNVLYVSGEESSSQIKLRANRLKSNQDSLYLLSEIRLEQVIIELEHRDYDFLIIDSIQTMYSENISSAPGSVTQVRQITFELMRIAKERNIAIFIIGHITKEGSIAGPRVLEHMVDTVLYFEGDSSQELRILRGFKNRFGPTSEIGVFEMRNDGLVSATDVASRFFNRNSEQAGSALTVIMEGSRPIILEVQALVSESHTANSKRQATGFDTNRLNMLLALLERKLEIPLSGYDVFINITGGIKISETSADLAVLAAIISSFRNRAISKQTIFIGEVSLVGDVREVFGMDARLKEASMQNISKALISKKPLEKTAMKIFVVDEVTKLLEWY
- the fliL gene encoding flagellar basal body-associated protein FliL, with the translated sequence MSEKETKEEVGAEKKKSGNTLMLVIIVVLLLIIIGGGLVAFLLLHGDEKDAAAHGTAPQAHEKAAPAPAAPVAHAAAPAKAKGDGDEIASRKLSEIGVLYPLDTFTVNLKSDSGRRYLKATVSLELKGPELSVELDKKTAVIRDRIIRILTSKTLEEISSAKGKQKVTEQIVEVLNSMLADGSVKGIYFTEFVIQ
- the acpS gene encoding holo-ACP synthase, with the translated sequence MIGIDLIKISRMGRFMERFGDKALYKFLSKDEVSLVKNYKTASGFWAAKEACSKALGVGIGSECSFHDIVIYKTKNGAPKLKLSQKLLNNFNILDSSLSITHDGEYAIAVVAIESAASDKIQ
- the thiS gene encoding sulfur carrier protein ThiS, yielding MKLIINGETKEFNENITVEHLLEELGLTGKVMAAAVNMEIVKQGNWATYTLKEMDKLELLDFVGGG
- a CDS encoding cation diffusion facilitator family transporter, whose product is MRLEKKATIVSTSVATLLVIMKMTVGILSGSIAVLASAIDSLLDLTVSLFNYFALHNAEKDPDGDFNYGRNKIEPLAAVIEGTIISLSALFILYEALVKIAHPREMEFMGVSIFVMLASILITSILVLFLNKVAAKTGNMVIKADALHYKTDIFSNGAVLLALGLVSLTDEELIDSILGVGIGIYMIYSAMPIIKEGILMLLDAALCESDIKKITDVIESQKETTNYHHLQTRESGSHIFISVHIVFNISISLYDAHLISDKLEIKLKQLFEDKKVHILIHMDPYDDSEINENEDLY
- the cmoB gene encoding tRNA 5-methoxyuridine(34)/uridine 5-oxyacetic acid(34) synthase CmoB; amino-acid sequence: MNIEELRQERLKWMKWKNIAPLREALDSLQDGCWEVELGNAVTISGDINDPVYVESVARMMMPWRKGPFKLFDTYIDSEWRSDIKYNLLRKHFNLKDRRVADIGCNNGYYLFRMQEDSPKLLVGFDPSPLFKTQFDFINHFVKSDIVYELLGVEHLEFYEEKFDTIFCLGVLYHRSDPVGMLKSLYKGLDNGGEVILDTFYIEGDDEMCLCPESSYSKIPNIYFVPTVKALKNWCLRAGFDSFEVLETSKTDSSEQRKTSWIEGQSLEDFLDKNDNTKTVEGYSAPARVYVKLIKDKR
- a CDS encoding hotdog domain-containing protein is translated as MSNAENLFEDDEDLDIDGYKSKDDVILKTHERINQDLCGEIEKLETGYIELKLVTNHDMIADSKNLIHGGFIFSAADYAAMAAVNEKNVVLVASDCQFLSPVKFGDIVNFVAKVRHKEGRKRNVHVTGHVLEIKVFEGEFKTVVTDRHVLKLRLTDTEDDDE